The Medicago truncatula cultivar Jemalong A17 chromosome 4, MtrunA17r5.0-ANR, whole genome shotgun sequence genome includes a region encoding these proteins:
- the LOC11440635 gene encoding ABC transporter G family member 32 — translation MWNSAENAFARSESFRESGEDEEALRWAALERLPTYKRARRGIFQNLVGDKKEIDVTQLQSQEQKLILERLVDVVDNDPERFFHRMRSRFDAVHLAFPKIEVRFQNLTIETFVHVGSRALPTIPNFICNMAEALLRQLWLYRRKRSKLTILADINGIIRPSRLTLLLGPPSSGKTTLLLALAGRLGPGLQMSGDITYNGHGLNEFVPQRTSAYVSQQDWHVAEMTVRETLQFAGCCQGAGFKFDMLMELARREKNAGIKPDEDLDLFMKSLALGGQETNLVVEYIMKILGLDMCGDTLVGDEMLKGISGGQKKRLTTGELLIGPARVLFMDEISTGLDSSTTYQIIRYLKHSTHALDATTIISLLQPAPETYELFDDVILLSEGQIVYQGPREAAIEFFKLMGFSCPERKNVADFLQEVTSKKDQEQYWSVLDRPYRYIPVGKFAQAFSLYREGKLLSEELNVPFNRRNNHPAALATCSYGAKRGELLKINYQWQKLLIKRNAFIYIFKFVQLILVALITMTVFFRTTMHHDTIDDGGLYLGALYFSMITILFNGFTEVSMLVAKLPVLYKHRDFHFYPSWAYTLPSWFLSIPTSLMEAGCWVLVSYYASGYDPAFTRFLRQFLLFFFLHQMSIGLFRLIGSLGRNMIVANTFGSFAMLVVMALGGYIISKDRIPSWWIWGFWVSPLMYAQNSASVNEFLGHSWDKNVGNQTIYPLGKAVLKAKSLYSESYWYWIGLGALVGYTVLFNILFTIFLAYLNPLGKQQPVVSKGELQEREKRRNGENVVIELREYLQHSASSGKHFKQKGMVLPFQPLSMAFSNINYYVEVPLELKQQGISEDKLQLLVNVTGAFRPGVLTALVGVSGAGKTTLMDVLAGRKTGGFIEGSIYISGYPKKQDSFARVSGYCEQSDVHSPGLTVWESLLFSAWLRLSSDVDLDTQKAFVEEIMELVELTPLSGALVGLPGVDGLSTEQRKRLTIAVELVANPSMVFMDEPTSGLDARAAAIVMRTVRNIVNTGRTIVCTIHQPSIDIFESFDELLFMKRGGELIYAGPLGPKSSELISYFEAIEGVPKIKSGYNPATWMLEVTSSVEENRLGVDFAEIYRKSSLYQYNQELVERLSIPSGNSKDLHFPTKYCRSPFEQFLTCLWKQNLSYWRNPQYTAVRFFYTFFISMMLGTICWRFGATRDTQQDLFNAMGSMYSAILFIGITNGTAVQPVVSVERFVSYRERAAGMYSALCFAFAQVVIEFPYVFAQAIIYSSIFYSMGSFVWTVDRFIWYLFFMYLTMLYFTFYGMMTTAVTPNHHVAAIIGAPCYMLWNLFSGFMIPHKRIPIWWRWYYWANPVAWTLYGLLTSQYGDDDKLVKLTNGKSVPIRLVLKEVFGYRHDFLCVAATMVAGFCILFAFVFAYAIKSFNFQRR, via the exons ATGTGGAACTCGGCGGAAAACGCCTTCGCCAGATCGGAGTCATTTAGGGAATCCGGAGAAGACGAAGAAGCTTTACGCTGGGCTGCGTTGGAGAGACTTCCCACTTACAAACGAGCGAGAAGAGGAATCTTCCAGAATCTCGTCGGTGATAAAAAAGAGATCGACGTAACTCAACTTCAATCGCAGGAGCAGAAACTTATTCTAGAAAGGCTTGTTGATGTCGTTGATAATGATCCTGAGAGATTCTTCCACCGTATGAGAAGCCGATTCGACGC AGTACATTTGGCATTTCCAAAGATTGAAGTTCGATTTCAAAACTTAACAATTGAGACATTTGTACACGTGGGAAGCAGAGCTTTACCTACCATTCCAAATTTCATCTGTAATATGGCTGAG GCTCTGTTAAGACAATTGTGGTTATACAGAAGAAAGAGAAGCAAATTGACAATTCTTGCTGATATCAATGGGATTATCAGACCTTCAAG GCTAACGTTGTTATTGGGTCCGCCAAGCTCTGGAAAAACAACATTGCTTTTAGCTCTTGCTGGCAGACTAGGACCTGGTTTGCAG ATGTCAGGGGACATTACCTACAATGGACATGGTTTGAATGAGTTTGTTCCTCAGAGAACATCAGCTTATGTCAGCCAACAAGATTGGCATGTAGCAGAGATGACTGTGAGGGAAACTCTCCAGTTTGCTGGTTGCTGTCAAGGCGCTGGATTTAAATTCG ATATGTTGATGGAACTTGCTAGAAGAGAAAAGAATGCTGGAATAAAACCTGATGAAGACCTTGATTTATTCATGAAG TCATTAGCTCTCGGTGGACAGGAAACAAATCTTGTGGTTGAGTACATCATGAAG ATATTAGGTTTGGACATGTGTGGTGACACATTGGTGGGGGATGAAATGCTCAAGGGAATCTCGGGAGGACAAAAGAAGCGGCTTACAACAG GCGAATTACTAATTGGACCAGCAAGAGTGCTGTTCATGGATGAGATATCAACTGGTTTAGATAGTTCAACTACATATCAGATTATTAGATATCTCAAGCATTCAACACATGCACTTGATGCAACCACAATCATATCTCTTCTTCAACCAGCTCCAGAGACCTATGAATTGTTTGATGATGTCATTCTGTTGTCCGAGGGTCAGATTGTATATCAGGGGCCGCGTGAGGCTGCTATTGAATTTTTCAAACTTATGGGATTCAGTTGTCCTGAGAGAAAAAATGTAGCAGACTTCTTACAAGAA GTCACGTCTAAGAAGGATCAAGAGCAGTACTGGTCCGTTCTCGACCGCCCTTACCGGTACATTCCTGTCGGGAAATTTGCCCAAGCATTTTCCTTGTATCGTGAGGGAAAGCTTTTGTCTGAGGAACTAAATGTTCCTTTCAATAGGCGCAATAATCATCCAGCTGCCTTGGCAACTTGTTCCTATGGAGCAAAAAGGGGTGAACTTCTCAAGATTAATTATCAGTGGCAGAAGCTTCTCATTAAACGGAATgcatttatttacatttttaaatttgttcaG CTGATTTTGGTTGCTTTAATTACAATGACTGTCTTTTTCCGAACAACGATGCACCATGATACAATTGATGATGGAGGCTTATACCTTGGAGCACTGTATTTTTCTATGATTACTATTCTTTTCAATGGTTTTACGGAAGTGTCCATGTTAGTTGCAAAGCTTCCAGTTCTTTACAAACACAGAGACTTTCATTTCTATCCTAGCTGGGCATATACACTCCCTTCTTGGTTCCTCAGTATCCCAACTTCTCTCATGGAGGCTGGATGCTGGGTACTGGTATCGTACTATGCCAGTGGATACGATCCTGCATTTACTAG ATTTCTTCGGCAATTcttgctttttttctttctgcatCAGATGTCCATAGGTTTGTTTCGCTTGATAGGATCCTTGGGTCGGAATATGATAGTAGCCAATACCTTTGGATCATTTGCCATGTTGGTTGTAATGGCTCTTGGCGGATATATAATTTCAAAAG ACCGTATACCAAGTTGGTGGATATGGGGCTTTTGGGTTTCTCCTTTGATGTATGCACAAAATTCTGCTTCTGTAAATGAGTTCCTTGGACATTCCTGGGACAAG AATGTTGGAAACCAGACCATTTATCCATTGGGCAAGGCAGTGTTAAAAGCAAAGAGTTTGTATTCTGAAAGCTATTGGTATTGGATTGGTCTTGGAGCATTGGTTGGATACACAGTTTTATTCAACATTCTGTTTACAATCTTCTTAGCTTACCTTAATC CTCTGGGAAAACAACAACCCGTTGTCTCAAAGGGTGAGCTgcaagaaagagaaaagagaagaaatggTGAAAATGTTGTTATTGAGCTGAGAGAGTACTTGCAGCATTCCGCATCAAGTG GAAAGCATTTTAAGCAAAAAGGAATGGTTCTCCCATTTCAACCCCTTTCTATGGCTTTCAGCAATATCAATTACTACGTGGAAGTTCCTTTG GAGTTGAAACAACAAGGGATATCAGAAGACAAACTGCAGCTGCTTGTTAATGTTACTGGAGCTTTTAGGCCTGGTGTGTTGACAGCATTGGTTGGAGTAAGTGGTGCTGGGAAAACCACTCTGATGGATGTATTAGCTGGAAGAAAAACTGGGGGTTTCATAGaagggagtatatatatatctgGTTATCCCAAAAAACAAGATTCTTTTGCAAGAGTATCTGGTTACTGTGAGCAATCTGATGTGCATTCCCCTGGCTTGACTGTCTGGGAATCCTTACTATTTTCTGCTTGGCTTCGATTATCTTCAGATGTTGACTTGGATACACAAAAG GCATTTGTCGAGGAGATAATGGAGCTGGTAGAGCTCACACCACTAAGTGGAGCACTAGTTGGTCTCCCTGGAGTTGATGGTCTGTCAACAGAACAACGAAAAAGGTTGACTATAGCAGTGGAACTAGTTGCCAACCCTTCTATGGTCTTCATGGATGAGCCCACGTCCGGATTGGATGCTAGGGCTGCAGCCATTGTGATGAGAACTGTGAGGAATATTGTAAATACTGGGCGAACGATTGTCTGCACCATCCATCAGCCTAGCATAGACATATTTGAATCCTTTGATGAG CTTCTGTTTATGAAGCGGGGAGGAGAGCTTATATACGCTGGCCCACTTGGCCCTAAATCAAGTGAACTAATCAGTTATTTTGAG GCAATCGAAGGAGTTCCAAAGATCAAATCTGGATATAACCCTGCGACATGGATGCTGGAGGTTACTTCTTCAGTAGAAGAAAACCGTCTGGGAGTTGACTTTGCAGAAATCTACCGCAAATCGAGTTTATATCA ATATAACCAAGAGTTGGTCGAAAGATTGAGCATCCCATCTGGTAACTCCAAAGATTTGCATTTTCCAACGAAGTATTGTCGGTCACCTTTTGAGCAGTTCCTAACTTGTCTTTGGAAGCAAAATCTATCTTACTGGCGTAACCCACAGTACACTGCTGTTCGCTTCTTCTACACTTTCTTCATCTCAATGATGCTTGGGACGATATGTTGGAGATTTGGTGCCACaag GGATACACAGCAAGATCTATTTAATGCCATGGGATCTATGTATTCAGCGATCCTTTTCATTGGCATCACAAATGGCACAGCTGTTCAACCTGTTGTTTCAGTGGAAAGATTTGTTTCATATAGAGAAAGAGCTGCAGGGATGTACTCAGCTTTATGTTTTGCATTTGCTCAG GTTGTGATTGAGTTCCCTTACGTGTTCGCACAGGCTATCATATACTCTTCAATATTCTATTCCATGGGTTCATTTGTCTGGACTGTTGATAGGTTCATTTGGTACTTATTCTTCATGTATTTGACTATGTTATATTTTACCTTTTATGGGATGATGACTACTGCTGTCACACCAAATCATCATGTTGCTGCCATCATCGGTGCTCCATGTTATATGTTGTGGAACCTTTTCAGTGGTTTTATGATTCCTCATAAG AGAATCCCTATTTGGTGGAGATGGTATTACTGGGCAAACCCTGTAGCCTGGACTTTGTATGGTCTCCTAACTTCACAGTATGGTGACGATGATAAGTTGGTGAAGCTAACCAATGGAAAATCGGTACCCATAAGACTAGTACTCAAAGAAGTTTTTGGGTACAGGCATGATTTCTTGTGCGTTGCTGCTACTATGGTAGCTGGTTTCTGCATACTTTTTGCATTTGTATTTGCCTATGCAATTAAATCCTTCAATTTCCAAAGGAGGTGA
- the LOC11440246 gene encoding transcriptional corepressor LEUNIG isoform X1: MYLFSPFLTSYLYNFLGIGNRLDAFIYDYLVKNQLYETARIFHDEGNVEQNIVMDAPGGSLFEWWSVFWELFMAKQGFSHSEPALSYLKAQEMRKQEEEIERIQFILQSPAQLQQYGAETQESVNGIVLCPINNAPMVRQNRVTPNTMATKLNEDRLASPLQGNALDDRTFKIMNAYTRGQLPMEDCAMLFNEITPITGGQPSGQTLASALSILQEKLRQDQNQNQQLPGFTQAMHSGMSAMMRSRAVVSEGSSYSVHHGSNQGGSDLTLKGWPLAGLDEHHAELLHKHNLILPSQSSNQFSPRQQLMFQAQQDLVNPFVSGFDGKRPSVLANNQNMVPWNDGQSNSVGGSIPNIVTPAQIGFPELPHLNLDMTHKASKSQVERKQKQKVGSCSGLANSSGTANTMGSSSGSSSTPTMQSRLPSWQQNGLGSLASTQNQLAHMDHLKSNGSLADNFESLSSLADADHNGRVDRGVSFNEMKHILASSDKVDCCHFSSDGKLFVTGGRDKKASLWCTKLFNLKSTLEEHTQRITDVRFSPSMFYVATSSADKTVKVWDVNNLGHSLRTFTGNTAVLSLDFHPSKHGLICSCDNKEIRFWNIANGSCIGIFKGGVTQVRFQPGLGKVLAAAVNNLILMFDTETLSCRFKLQGHMSLVRSVCWHSSGNYMASVCNDLVKLWAIGSDCRGACITQLNATESKFKTCVFHPSHNILIISCSESLMLWDYVESKKLIVPAHDKLVSALAVSDVTGLVASVSHDRTFKIWK; the protein is encoded by the exons ATGTACTTATTCTCTCCATTTCTAACTAGctatctttataattttttggggATTGGAAACAGGTTAGATGCTTTTATCTACGATTACCTCGTGAAGAATCAATTGTATGAAACTGCAAGAATATTTCATGATGAAGGCAATGTTGAACAGAACATTG TTATGGATGCACCTGGTGGTTCACTCTTCGAGTGGTGGTCTGTTTTCTGGGAATTGTTTATGGCCAAACAAGGTTTTTCACACTCAGAACCAGCATTATCTTACCTTAAG GCTCAAGAAATGCGGAAgcaagaagaagaaatagagaGAATCCAGTTCATATTGCAGAGCCCTGCTCAGCTTCAGCAATATGGGGCTGAAACTCAAGAAAGTGTTAATGGCATTGTTCTCTGTCCCATAAACAATGCTCCTATGGTGAGGCAGAACCGGGTTACTCCTAATACAATGGCAACAAAACTAAATGAGGACAGGTTGGCATCTCCCCTTCAGGGAAATGCTTTAGATGACAGGACCTTTAAG ATAATGAATGCTTATACCCGCGGTCAGCTTCCAATGGAGGATTGTGCCATGTTGTTCAACGAAATAACACCAATAACTGGTGGACAACCTTCAGG ACAAACATTGGCCAGTGCACTTAGCATTTTACAAGAGAAACTTCGACAGGATCAAAATCAGAACCAGCAACTTCCAGGGTTTACACAA GCCATGCACAGTGGCATGAGTGCAATGATGAGGTCTCGAGCTGTTGTTTCAGAAGGATCCAGTTACAGTGTTCATCATG GTTCAAATCAAGGTGGTAGCGACTTGACTCTGAAAGGGTGGCCTTTAGCA GGACTGGATGAGCATCATGCGGAACTTCTTCATAAGCATAATTTGATTCTGCCTTCACAATCTTCCAATCAATTTTCACCACGGCAGCAACTTATGTTTCAGGCACAGCAGGATTTAGTTAATCCATTTGTCAGTGGTTTTGATGGCAAAAGACCAAGTGTGCTtgccaataatcaaaatatGGTTCCTTGGAACGATGGCCAATCAAATTCTGTAGGTGGTTCCATTCCCAATATTGTAACACCTGCACAAATTGGTTTCCCTGAATTGCCTCATCTGAACTTAGATATGACCCATAAG GCTTCCAAAAGTCAAGTCGAACggaagcaaaaacaaaaagtagGATCATGTTCAGGTCTTGCCAATAGCTCTGGAACTGCAAACACAATGGGATCATCTTCTGGTTCATCCTCTACACCAACTATGCAGTCACGACTGCCATCTTGGCAACAGAATGGTTTGGGCTCACTTGCATCAACACAGAATCAATTG GCTCATATGGACCATCTCAAGAGCAACGGATCTTTGGCGGACAATTTTGAGTCACTCTCATCTCTTGCTGATGCAGACCATAATGGACGAGTTGACAGAG GAGTCTCATTTAATGAGATGAAGCATATATTGGCTAGTTCAGATAAAGTTGACTGTTGTCACTTCTCCTCGGATGGAAAACTATTTGTTACTGGTGGTCGTGATAAAAAG GCTTCTCTATGGTGCACAAAATTGTTTAACCTGAAATCTACGCTTGAAGAGCACACTCAACGGATAACTGATGTTAGATTTAGCCCAAGCATGTTCTATGTTGCTACGTCCTCAGCCGATAAAACTGTAAAGGTTTGGGATGTTAATAAT CTTGGTCATTCTCTTCGGACATTTACAGGGAATACAGCTGTGCTGTCACTAGACTTTCATCCAAGTAAACATGGCCTTATTTGTTCTTGTGATAATAAGGAGATAAGATTTTGGAATATTGCAAATGGTAGTTGTATTGGGATTTTCAAG GGTGGTGTAACTCAGGTGAGATTTCAACCTGGTTTGGGAAAGGTTCTTGCAGCAGCAGTAAATAATCTAATACTCATGTTTGACACAGAAACTCTGAGTTGCAGATTTAAATTGCAG GGCCACATGAGCCTTGTTCGTTCAGTGTGCTGGCACTCTTCTGGAAATTATATGGCATCTGTTTGTAATGATCTGGTCAAACTCTGGGCCATTGGATCTGATTGTAGAGGGGCATGTATTACGCAATTGAATGCAACTGAGAGCAAATTCAAGACCTGCGTTTTCCATCCGAGCCACAATATTTTGATCATTTCCTGCAGTGAG TCGCTTATGCTCTGGGACTATGTGGAGAGCAAAAAACTTATTGTGCCTGCACACGACAAGCTTGTATCTGCATTGGCAGTGTCAGATGTTACTGGATTGGTGGCTTCAGTTAGTCATGATAGGACTTTCAAGATCTGGAAGTGA
- the LOC11440246 gene encoding transcriptional corepressor LEUNIG isoform X2: MSQSKYDEPDKALDAFIYDYLVKNQLYETARIFHDEGNVEQNIVMDAPGGSLFEWWSVFWELFMAKQGFSHSEPALSYLKAQEMRKQEEEIERIQFILQSPAQLQQYGAETQESVNGIVLCPINNAPMVRQNRVTPNTMATKLNEDRLASPLQGNALDDRTFKIMNAYTRGQLPMEDCAMLFNEITPITGGQPSGQTLASALSILQEKLRQDQNQNQQLPGFTQAMHSGMSAMMRSRAVVSEGSSYSVHHGSNQGGSDLTLKGWPLAGLDEHHAELLHKHNLILPSQSSNQFSPRQQLMFQAQQDLVNPFVSGFDGKRPSVLANNQNMVPWNDGQSNSVGGSIPNIVTPAQIGFPELPHLNLDMTHKASKSQVERKQKQKVGSCSGLANSSGTANTMGSSSGSSSTPTMQSRLPSWQQNGLGSLASTQNQLAHMDHLKSNGSLADNFESLSSLADADHNGRVDRGVSFNEMKHILASSDKVDCCHFSSDGKLFVTGGRDKKASLWCTKLFNLKSTLEEHTQRITDVRFSPSMFYVATSSADKTVKVWDVNNLGHSLRTFTGNTAVLSLDFHPSKHGLICSCDNKEIRFWNIANGSCIGIFKGGVTQVRFQPGLGKVLAAAVNNLILMFDTETLSCRFKLQGHMSLVRSVCWHSSGNYMASVCNDLVKLWAIGSDCRGACITQLNATESKFKTCVFHPSHNILIISCSESLMLWDYVESKKLIVPAHDKLVSALAVSDVTGLVASVSHDRTFKIWK; the protein is encoded by the exons ATGTCTCAATCCAAATACGATGAACCTGATAAAGC GTTAGATGCTTTTATCTACGATTACCTCGTGAAGAATCAATTGTATGAAACTGCAAGAATATTTCATGATGAAGGCAATGTTGAACAGAACATTG TTATGGATGCACCTGGTGGTTCACTCTTCGAGTGGTGGTCTGTTTTCTGGGAATTGTTTATGGCCAAACAAGGTTTTTCACACTCAGAACCAGCATTATCTTACCTTAAG GCTCAAGAAATGCGGAAgcaagaagaagaaatagagaGAATCCAGTTCATATTGCAGAGCCCTGCTCAGCTTCAGCAATATGGGGCTGAAACTCAAGAAAGTGTTAATGGCATTGTTCTCTGTCCCATAAACAATGCTCCTATGGTGAGGCAGAACCGGGTTACTCCTAATACAATGGCAACAAAACTAAATGAGGACAGGTTGGCATCTCCCCTTCAGGGAAATGCTTTAGATGACAGGACCTTTAAG ATAATGAATGCTTATACCCGCGGTCAGCTTCCAATGGAGGATTGTGCCATGTTGTTCAACGAAATAACACCAATAACTGGTGGACAACCTTCAGG ACAAACATTGGCCAGTGCACTTAGCATTTTACAAGAGAAACTTCGACAGGATCAAAATCAGAACCAGCAACTTCCAGGGTTTACACAA GCCATGCACAGTGGCATGAGTGCAATGATGAGGTCTCGAGCTGTTGTTTCAGAAGGATCCAGTTACAGTGTTCATCATG GTTCAAATCAAGGTGGTAGCGACTTGACTCTGAAAGGGTGGCCTTTAGCA GGACTGGATGAGCATCATGCGGAACTTCTTCATAAGCATAATTTGATTCTGCCTTCACAATCTTCCAATCAATTTTCACCACGGCAGCAACTTATGTTTCAGGCACAGCAGGATTTAGTTAATCCATTTGTCAGTGGTTTTGATGGCAAAAGACCAAGTGTGCTtgccaataatcaaaatatGGTTCCTTGGAACGATGGCCAATCAAATTCTGTAGGTGGTTCCATTCCCAATATTGTAACACCTGCACAAATTGGTTTCCCTGAATTGCCTCATCTGAACTTAGATATGACCCATAAG GCTTCCAAAAGTCAAGTCGAACggaagcaaaaacaaaaagtagGATCATGTTCAGGTCTTGCCAATAGCTCTGGAACTGCAAACACAATGGGATCATCTTCTGGTTCATCCTCTACACCAACTATGCAGTCACGACTGCCATCTTGGCAACAGAATGGTTTGGGCTCACTTGCATCAACACAGAATCAATTG GCTCATATGGACCATCTCAAGAGCAACGGATCTTTGGCGGACAATTTTGAGTCACTCTCATCTCTTGCTGATGCAGACCATAATGGACGAGTTGACAGAG GAGTCTCATTTAATGAGATGAAGCATATATTGGCTAGTTCAGATAAAGTTGACTGTTGTCACTTCTCCTCGGATGGAAAACTATTTGTTACTGGTGGTCGTGATAAAAAG GCTTCTCTATGGTGCACAAAATTGTTTAACCTGAAATCTACGCTTGAAGAGCACACTCAACGGATAACTGATGTTAGATTTAGCCCAAGCATGTTCTATGTTGCTACGTCCTCAGCCGATAAAACTGTAAAGGTTTGGGATGTTAATAAT CTTGGTCATTCTCTTCGGACATTTACAGGGAATACAGCTGTGCTGTCACTAGACTTTCATCCAAGTAAACATGGCCTTATTTGTTCTTGTGATAATAAGGAGATAAGATTTTGGAATATTGCAAATGGTAGTTGTATTGGGATTTTCAAG GGTGGTGTAACTCAGGTGAGATTTCAACCTGGTTTGGGAAAGGTTCTTGCAGCAGCAGTAAATAATCTAATACTCATGTTTGACACAGAAACTCTGAGTTGCAGATTTAAATTGCAG GGCCACATGAGCCTTGTTCGTTCAGTGTGCTGGCACTCTTCTGGAAATTATATGGCATCTGTTTGTAATGATCTGGTCAAACTCTGGGCCATTGGATCTGATTGTAGAGGGGCATGTATTACGCAATTGAATGCAACTGAGAGCAAATTCAAGACCTGCGTTTTCCATCCGAGCCACAATATTTTGATCATTTCCTGCAGTGAG TCGCTTATGCTCTGGGACTATGTGGAGAGCAAAAAACTTATTGTGCCTGCACACGACAAGCTTGTATCTGCATTGGCAGTGTCAGATGTTACTGGATTGGTGGCTTCAGTTAGTCATGATAGGACTTTCAAGATCTGGAAGTGA
- the LOC11438128 gene encoding sodium/pyruvate cotransporter BASS2, chloroplastic gives MASMPRVIFRDHAILKPNYTYLPRRNLLNNHFDVKENGRNFAIRSELQGPNPVVAAAAKLPLVHLKSKRNSQILCSASTNISGDVPESAGGLSQYEKIIETLTTLFPVWVILGALLGIYKPAAVTWLETDLFTLGLGFLMLSMGLTLTFDDFRRCLRNPWTVGVGFLAQYLIKPVLGFFIAMTLKLSAPLATGLILVSCCPGGQASNVATYISKGNVALSVLMTTCSTIGAIIMTPLLTKLLAGQLVPVDAAGLAISTFQVVLVPTIVGVLANEFFPKFTSKIITVTPLIGVILTTLLCASPIGQVAEVLKTQGAQLILPVLALHAAAFAIGYWMSRISFGESTSRTISIECGMQSSALGFLLAQKHFTNPLVAVPSAVSVVCMALGGSALAVYWRNSPIPADDKDDFKE, from the exons ATGGCTTCCATGCCTAGAGTTATTTTCAGAGACCATGCCATTCTTAAGCCAAACTATACCTATCTACCTCGGAGGAACCTCCTCAATAACCATTTTG ACGtgaaagaaaatggaagaaacttTGCAATTAGAAGCGAGTTGCAGGGTCCTAATCcagttgttgctgctgctgctaaACTACCCTTAGTTCATCTAAAGTCAAAAAG GAATTCTCAAATATTGTGCTCAGCTTCAACAAATATATCTGGAGATGTTCCTGAAAGTGCTGGGGGCCTGAGCCAGTATGAGAAAATTATTGAAACTTTAACCACTCTTTTTCCCGTTTGG GTCATCTTGGGGGCTCTCCTCGGTATTTACAAGCCAGCTGCT GTAACTTGGTTGGAGACAGACCTATTTACTCTTGGCTTGGGTTTCCTCATGCTGTCTATGGGTTTGACATTGACATTTGACGATTTCAGACGATGTCTGCGAAATCCGTGGACT GTGGGTGTGGGGTTTCTTGCACAATATTTGATCAAGCCCGTGCTAGGCTTTTTCATTGCAATg ACACTAAAACTTTCGGCTCCTCTTGCAACTGGTCTTATTTTGGTCTCGTGTTGTCCCGGAGGTCAGGCATCAAATGTTGCAACATACATATCCAAGGGAAACGTTGCTCTCTCTGTTCTAATGACAAC GTGTTCAACTATTGGAGCTATTATTATGACTCCACTCCTAACGAAGCTTCTAGCTGGTCAACTTGTTCCTGTTGATGCTGCT GGCCTGGCAATTAGCACATTTCAGgttgttttagtccctacaattGTGGGAG TTTTGGCGAATGAGTTCTTTCCCAAGTTCACTTCAAAGATAATCACGGTCACACCTTTGATTGGAGTTATTCTGACCACTCTCCTTTGTGCAAGCCCA ATCGGGCAAGTCGCGGAAGTGTTAAAAACTCAAGGAGCACAATTGATATTGCCAGTCCTTGCTTTACATGCTGCTGCATTTGCTATTGGTTATTGGATGTCAAGAATATCATTTGGTGAATCCACATCACGCACAATATCTATCGAGTGTGGGATGCAG AGCTCTGCACTTGGATTCTTGCTTGCTCAGAAGCACTTTACCAACCCCCTTGTAGCTGTTCCTTCTGCTGTCAGTGTTGTCTGCATGGCG CTTGGCGGGAGTGCTCTAGCTGTGTATTGGAGGAATAGTCCGATTCCCGCTGATGACAAAGACGACTTCAAGGAATGA